Proteins encoded in a region of the Zea mays cultivar B73 chromosome 4, Zm-B73-REFERENCE-NAM-5.0, whole genome shotgun sequence genome:
- the LOC103654992 gene encoding WAT1-related protein At4g01440: MGWGDCKPTATMVSVVVVFAVLNTLTKMAFNQGMHTTVLITLRQLTAFLFLAPIAYYRERKTRPKMTLEIFVYLFFSAVLGASLTQWLFFVGLRYTTATFACAFINMTPMFTFLVALPFGMEKLDLKTGAGIAKVIGTAVGFTGAIVLALYQGPSLTKPSPAQAAAAHHVLAHHQWAIGSVALLAGAACWSFWFILQSRLGKKYPALYSGNALMFLLSFLQMAAVGLATERKDLSVWILRTKLQIITVLFVGIMGSGVGFLAMSWCIEQRGPVFTTAFTPLIQLIAGAINVVALHEQLHVGSALGSALVIAGLYFVLWAKTKEAASDAPPTTNIVKSKQATTEQGESNYV, from the exons ATGGGCTGGGGTGACTGCAAGCCTACGGCAACAATGGTGTCCGTCGTTGTGGTGTTCGCGGTGCTCAACACGCTGACAAAGATGGCCTTCAACCAAGGGATGCACACCACTGTCCTCATCACGCTTCGTCAGCTCACCGCCTTCCTCTTCCTCGCACCAATCGCCTACTACCGGGAGAGGAAGACACGGCCTAAGATGACACTTGAGATCTTTGTCTATCTCTTCTTCAGTGCAGTGCTTGG TGCCTCACTTACCCAGTGGCTGTTCTTCGTGGGGCTACGATACACCACAGCAACATTTGCATGTGCCTTCATCAACATGACTCCCATGTTCACTTTTCTCGTAGCACTCCCTTTTGG GATGGAGAAACTGGACCTCAAGACTGGAGCCGGCATAGCGAAGGTGATTGGCACAGCAGTAGGGTTCACAGGAGCCATCGTGCTTGCGCTCTACCAAGGTCCATCACTGACCAAACCCTCACCAGCCCAAGCAGCAGCAGCCCACCATGTTCTTGCTCACCATCAGTGGGCGATTGGGTCTGTGGCCCTGCTCGCAGGCGCAGCGTGTTGGTCCTTTTGGTTCATCCTTCAGTCGAGACTGGGGAAGAAGTATCCGGCTCTCTACTCTGGAAATGCGCTCATGTTCTTGCTCAGCTTCCTTCAGATGGCTGCTGTGGGGCTGGCCACGGAGAGGAAGGACCTCTCGGTGTGGATCCTCAGAACCAAGCTGCAGATCATCACTGTGCTCTTTGTG GGGATCATGGGGTCTGGAGTTGGTTTCTTGGCCATGTCTTGGTGCATCGAGCAAAGAGGTCCAGTCTTCACCACTGCATTCACGCCTCTCATACAACTCATAGCAGGAGCTATCAACGTCGTCGCTCTCCATGAACAGCTCCATGTTGGAAG CGCCCTGGGCTCTGCTCTGGTAATTGCTGGGTTATACTTTGTCCTCTGGGCAAAGACCAAAGAGGCGGCATCAGATGCTCCTCCAACCACCAATATTGTTAAATCAAAGCAAGCAACGACGGAACAAGGAGAGAGTAATTATGTATGA